From Hypanus sabinus isolate sHypSab1 chromosome 9, sHypSab1.hap1, whole genome shotgun sequence:
aggaattcatccagtgtatgctgccatgtgtagttttgattaactgtaaattaacaaaatcaacACAGGCCCCTAGTGtaaataatggactgccttcatacaatgcttttggttattgcatcttccaaatcttcatttttcaccTTAAGATTCAAGATAATATTGATACCTTCACATTCTTTGTAGTCTCTAAGTagtaaaattgtttcactttcactctcagctgtttctggcatctcctgaatgcttgaaactgcagagagcaaaacagttctgaattgtcttgctgtctatttcttgccaattatgagtgacaaaaatcactactttGGAACACAAACATGCGCAACTTATGTTATTTAAGAGCAACTAGCTCTAAGCATAGCATAATGTCTTATGGCCCCATATGTAcacatgactgatgctagttggaaactgttcggcaacagtctcatATCCCAATTAAGAGGCATGATGtcctaaataaacaaagggaatccgagctattttctcgattagtttctgttctttaagaattgttccAGATAAACGGCTGCCAATTGCCCAATTAAATAGACTCCACTATATTTGTTGACTTAATATGCAATTTGTTTGCAACTGACAGCATTTTTAGGGAAAGTTTGAAAgtgaattgtttatttatttaagggAAAGAGCTCTACATGTAGAATGTGCCAGTGTATATTTTGTATGtgtaataatttttttaaatggatACTTCATTGCGTTTCCTTCTGTTGACTTTTCTCAGCTTAACTTCCTGTAAGAGTTTGTTTTTTGTTTGGAAATGGCTTCTCAATCAACGTCctcagaatcttctgcatcttcgCAGTCTGTATTAGTATCATTGTCATCGGAAGAACTTCACTTTCCCGATTGTAATAAGTCAAGGGAGCGTTCTCCTTCACCGATGAGAGGTTTCCTCATTCCCAGCCCTCTACCAACAAGGAGGACCAGAACTACATCTGCGTGAGTACAGAGTTTATGAGATGGGATGTCTAAAAGCTGTACTGATTCTGCTGTTGCAATTTCCCATGGGCAGTACATTCCATTTCATTCCAACCAAACTGAGCTGggattttgttgaataaaactaAACCCTATTCCCAATTATGCAGGTAACAGGTATGTTTCAAAGGATCTGGAATATAAACTTTCATacactacaggcagtccccgagttacgaacgtccaacttatagacaactcatacttacgaacgGAGGGGGGAGAATGctatccgccattttaagtcggatcacgaTGCTGTCTGCCATTTCAAGTCGTTGccattaacactgtgttgagtgtgtaactttgtatttggcttaaatatttcttagcaagattcaccctgacatcccccacttttccagtcagcaccaccCCCACTTATCCCATTTAACCTTTCTCAGTGCGGGtggacatttttttttattaagtgcgattatgaacaatagccagatcagaaatgctgttcAAGTCAGCTAGTTcttaaagagaactctgataggccaatcagacagTTCACTACTGCTTGGCTTCTGCAgacttctgttccattgacggaagacaattgtgattgaaaataaagtggaaataataaagcaatcggaaagaggtgaaataccatcggtcattggaaaagctttaggctacagtcagtcaacgatcggaagaactttaaaggatacaggtaaagaacaaagtgagaataatggagcatgtgaaaggtcctgccccgatgaaagctataattattattaagcaacgcagtggtttaattattgaaatacatatgtttcttaagtgttttatatgcatagaaaggtaaaatatatactatatactaagacaaatgtttgactaactgcactaaataatactggatgtacctgttacGACTCACGTACAAATCTGACTGAAAGACAGACTCGGGAACGGAATttgttcgtaacccggggactgcctgtatttggATTTATTTTTGTATTGATGGGCTGTCTATATAATAAAAAtttgtatatataaaaaataccaTCAATTTAAGCCATTTAGGGAATTTCATTTTGATTGTTTTGGAACCTAAAACAGAATCATTTGGAGACCAGTGGGAGGCACAGAAGGAAATGGGGAATGAGCAATGTAATGTTGTAAAGAAACAACTTTACCCCTAAGCCTAATTAATacattttttatttatatataaaagCTTCTACGTTGCATGTTTTGGTCCATCTTGTAATTTCCTGCACACTTGTCCAAAGTCTATATTTGGAAATGGCTTTGAAGCTAAATGTGAGCAAAATGCAGTGATCCCTCTGCTGATTGTAGGTAGATGATAAAATATGAATTTCCAGAGTAAGGTGTAATTGAACTGTAAAAAGCAACTGGTGCAATTTCGCTTCTTACAAATGTGATTTTTATCTTGTATTATGTAAAACTGATAAAGAACTAATTGGTTCCAAATATTCTATTGCAGAACCGTTCGGGCATCTGAAGGACCAGTTTTCAAAGGAACCTGTAAGTGCTTTTCCCGTTCAAAAggtcatggattcattgtccctGCAGACGGAGGGCCTGAGATCTTTGTTCACATCTCTGAGTAAGTTGGTAGGGTTACAAGCTTGTTTATATGGGGTGATAAGACAAGGGAAATGTAAACAAATGATATCAGAAATTTGCAAAAGCTGCATTCTTGCAAAATGTTTAAGCATTGCTTTTCAATTACTGTTACCTAAACCTCTGTTAAACATTTAAGTTGATAAGCAGTGTGTAAAGTGGGGCTAGTAAAAATTATGGATAACTTGGTGACAGGTTTCTGCTGTCGTAATCTTTTTATCAAGATGGTCATGTGGATGGTTAAAGACTTTTAGTGAATGTGAAGTTCTTTGCCAAGCACTATTTAGCAGTGAAGCCACTTTATCTTTGTCAAATGTGGTTACTAACTACAGAATTACTTAATCCACAAATGCCATTCATTACTTTTATAACCTTGGTTACCTTGCAATGTCCAGCACACACTAATGCAGTGGCAAAAGGGAACCAAGATTTAAAAAGTTAGTGAACCAGATTTAATGCTAGTACCATTGTAAACCATAACTGGTTTTGCCTTTCTTCTTCCTTTTGATGTCTTTTCAGCTTCCTTTGTACCCAAATTTGTATGAAGTTAATCTTTGAGATAGTTCACTGGTCAGTTCATAGCACAACTAAGAGTAGGCCACATTAGTGAGTGTGTTATACAGAGATAATAGGAATGGCAAATATATTTTCATGACTATTTTATTGTTATTTGTAATACTAGCCTtataaattaaaattaattgaTTTAAATTAGTTACTTGTTTTAAATCTGCTAGCCACCATAACTGCATTTTGAATAGATTTCTCTAGATAAATGGTCCAAATCATAAAAATTGTCCAATTGTCCTATTCCTTGTTAACCCATGAAAAACCTTCTATCACAGAACACTCATTCATCCACATGTTGACTTGCCTGATCAGTTTAATTCACTGCCAATTTACACATGGTTTGGAGAGTAATTCAGAAGGCCTACCTactttaaatttatttttcatattCTGGCAATTGCTGAGTTGTGTTCATGGATCATTCTGTGGGCCTCTTGCATTTCCATCACTCTTGATCTGTATCTGTAGCTTCATATCAGTGTCACATTGATTCTCTTTGCTCCATGTATAATCCTGAGCCACAGTAGCTTGGCTTGAGTTGGGCTTGCAAAATGTTTCGCTCTTTGCCCTAAAGAAGCAAGCAACTGTacctcaaaataaattttaagttTGTTGGCAAAACTCCTGAGTTCCTTGACGATCGCTCCCTCCTTCCTGGACCTGACCAATGGCActgcccttaataatggatgtcaaaCTGAGACACTGCAAATCTCTGCCTCTCTTTCTGGAAGGAATTGACTGTGCCTGGATGAAAGTTCTCGCCTTGCACTGAAGTGGCTGATGTTGACCTTATTCACTATATTCCTGCTCTTATTCCATGAGGGGTGGTTACAAATATGCCCTTCTCTGAGAGAAACTGATTTGTGCAGAAGCCTTGAAAATAAAATGCCCTATAACTACTGCAACACCACTTTACTAACTAACTCCTGCAACTGAAAGTAACTATGGTAATCCCTTAACATATACACTTGAAGCATCATGCATCTCCAAGTAGTTTGCATTGTACAATATTTGGGTTTCCAAGAAGCATTCATACTAGCCAAAATGGTTGCAGTCTACCTTTTTGCACCAGTTGGTTTAATCTGTTTAAATGTTGGTTTTGATGCAGTCCACTGTAGCTTAAATTGTTAAAAGTTAAGAAAGAGTAGCAATAAAGGGAGACTTGAGTAGCGTACAATTTTCATGTTTTAAGGtgggcagttctgtggggaatTGTATTTTGAGGAAAGATGGAAGGttttgcagagggtgcagaagaggtttaccaggatgctgcctggatgagagggcCTTGGCTATAAAGGGAGGTtccatgtacttggatttttttcTCTGGAGCGCTGGCAGCTGAGGGAAGTTTATGAAGTTGAGGGACACATTTTGGATAGATGGTcattttttcccagggtagaaactCCAAATATTAGAGGATGTAGCATTAAGTaaggaaagttcaaaggagacgtACAGGGGAAGTTATTTTCCacagaggctggtaggtgcctGAAAGGGTACTGATGGACGCAGGTGGAGATTTGATGGTAATGTTTGAGGAGCTTTTAGATGCACCTATGAATATGCAAATGATAAATGATGTGGACGATACGCATGTAGAAAGGCACAGACGTTGTAGAtcaaagggtctgttcctttaTTACACTCTTCTAAGATGTTATTcattattgtcaaaatgaatttaTTCATTAAACTACTATAAAATCAATAAAATAGTAATTCCTGCATTTGCTTGAGATTGCAATACATTCTTTATTCTGCTATGTCTGTTTCCATCATTCAGCTTGGTTTTAAAACATTGATCTTGTGTCTTTTATTCAGCTTGATTTGGGAAAGTAAATTTGGATTACTGTAGCCAATTCTTTGTTTTCttaaacttgatttttttttgtgtaaaaCCATTTGCTGGGTATACACCTGAGAACCAGATTACCTTGTTTTGTGGAGCTCATTTGTAAGATGACCTGAAAATAATGTTTAAAAGTTGAATcatattttataatttatttctGAACTACTGTGGGGAATACTACTTGGGTGAAAGAAACTGTCCTAATTACAGTTAATTCTCCAAGGTTGTGTACCCATTCAAAGTGATTGCATTAATGAACCAGTGCTCCTTTTTGTTCTCATTGAAAAATTCCTTTCATTTAATGATATCATGCAAGCTGTCAAAATATTTATCTTCAAATAATTAGCTGCCATGCTGTATCTATATTGTAGGGGTCTATTTAAAACTGATGAACATTTTTAATTCATAGATTTAAACAATATTTTATTTGGTTTTCTCACTTGAGGTGGATAAATAGTTAAAGTGATTTTAATGACAAGGGTTTGATAAGAATCTTGACCGTAAGCAGTTCTGAAACTTCTCCCAACTCACAGTTTAACGACTTTTCTTTTTAGCTTTCTGTTCTTGTGAACTGTAATTTTTTTCAGTGGCATGAGTCTGATTTCACCAATGTTTGAAGAGATGCAATCTAATCTTACAATGGCTTTCAGGACCCATTTTGATGACTGATATAGTTACCATGGCTCCAGATATTTGGCAAGCCGCAATATAATTATCTCCTTATCTGACAGCTGATATCCTAGTATGTTGTCTATGGGAAATGAGTCTGACAAGTTACAGGTGGATTTTCTACAGAGTATGGCATCTTGTTGAAATTGGTGAAGAGATTAAATTCAGGGATTGTATTTTCTGTTGATTTAAAACTGAATAAATAGACATGGCTGAACTCTCAGGTTTTAAAACAGCAATCAGTAATTAATAATGAGCCCTTTCACTTCACTGTGAATGAGTTGTACTCTCATTTTGATATTGGTGAAAACATGTCAAAACTGTCTATTACAATGACTGTTCAAACTTGATTTTGGAAAAAAAAGAACACACAGCAGATTGTGAAGCCTTCCCCAGAATGAATAGCAATGAAAATAGTTCCAAATTTTAGAGAACTATGTATTACACAAGGGCTACATAGGCAAAATTCCAtgttttttgtattatttattccTGGTGAATTTTGCCTTTCTTTCTACCCCTGGCTGTGGTATTGGTGATCATAATTAAGCCAGGAATACCCTGCCagttttatgttttgtaacttcagaacatTAAATTAATACAAAGACCCTCACAGGAGTCTGAAAATACGGGTGTAGTACGAGTTTACTTTAGGTGAGGTGCGCATGTATCACGTGGtagcgtgatgacatatgcaattaatgtatttttacatacaacctataattaattatttaaaaggACAGGGAAGTTTAATCAACCAGTATATATAGAagattgctcaaatattactggaagattaaatacacaacactccttccTGCTTTGCTGTAACTCTAAATCTATAGAGAATGCATCTCGACTATACGCATAGTATAGTATATAATACAATTACTATATAGagacatccacaatgaccatttaacctactaatggtacgtttttggactgtgggaggaaaccggagcttcTAGAGCAAagccacgcggtcatggggagaacgtacaaactcctgactggcagtggtgggaattgaacccaggtcaccggcACTGTAAAATGTGGTGTTACCCACTATGCTAAGGTGCCATCCTATGCagtaagtggttctgacagctcatCTCacctttctcttttctctctggatTTACTTCAATCCCTTTTTCTGTCTTACATTCCTTTTCTCtgtctcttccttcccctttcttctACTCTGATCTTGTatatcttgatcttgggaaggtgcatttagttattctcttattaatccttctattgctccctttagaACTTGCTCTCTCATTTTGATTTCTTCATCCACAGCATCATCTGACAAACCCTCATTTCTTTTTGGCTTTCCACTCATCCAGCTGGGCATTGGTCTTTGCATctgcttttacaagcagctttttgacTCCCACTTGAAATAGGTTTAATGCACActgagtagattctggttctttatactcaaaagccaaatgcttgcaactttcctgaagctctttTCCagtttaaaaccaagccacattttgcaagtaacaGCCTGATTATAagatcagaagctttctcagatatattGGCTGCAGCTCCTTTTGTAGGACTGGTTGTTGCCCCAGAATCACCAATGACCTGATAATCTCATTACTGCAACTGCTTTTTCTCTAAGGGACCTTCTTCAAGAGTAGTTGGCCAGACCGTTCAGgaaacatttcaaacattttatgCCTCTGTTTCCAGTCAGTGAAGTAGCATATCTGCATGTTTTCAGTCAATGATGCAGATAACTGATTTAATTCTTTTGGATACTTTGGGAACTGTGGAAGTAGTGATGATACAGATAGGCCCTTTCCTTTGTTTAATTTATCAAATTGGGTGTCCACATAAATAAGTTTAATATCTGGATTTGGTTTCATTAACTTTTACAAAGTAAGTGCAATGAACCAGGGATGGAGGAAcaaatttcctttttttaaaaaaaatgtttatgtGTAAACAAAACAACTGTCTGTAATATGCTGTCCACTTCCAACGTGAAGTATTTTAAAATCTTGTGATGCTGAAAGAAATCGATGAATTTAAAGAAGAGCATTTatttagcatctgcagaatattgcTATGGGCGGATGTTCCCACTTGATTCAAAAATGCAGCAGTTATACCAGTGTCGAAGAAGACTTGCCTTAATGACTTGCCCGgtggcactcacatcgacagtgatgaaatgctttgagaggttgctcttgactaaactgaactcctgcctcagcaaggacctggacccattgcaatttgcctatcaccacaattggtcaacggcagatgcaaaaTCACGCAGCTttagaccatctggacaacacaaacacatacgtcaggatgctgttcattgactatagctcagcatttgataccatcattcccacaatcctgattgagaaattgcagaacctgggcctctgtacctccctctgcaattggatcctcgactccctaaccggaagaccacaatctgtgtggattggagataacatatcctcctcgctgaccatcaacactggcacacttcaggggtgtgtgcttagcccactgctctactctctatatacacatgactgtgtggctaggcatagctcaaataccatctataaatttgctgatgatacaaccattgttggtagaatctcaggtggtgatgagagggtgtacaggagtgagatatgccaactagtggagtggtgccacagcaacaacctggcactcaacatcagtaagatgaaagagctggacttcaggaagggtaagatgaaggaacacataccaatcctcatagagggatcagaagtggagagaatgagcagctacaagttccttggtgtcaagatctatgaggatttaacctggtcccaacatatcgatgtagtcataaagaaggtgatacagtgtctatacttcattaggagtttgaagagatttggtatatcaacaaatacactcaaaaacttctatagttacaccgtagagagcattctgacaggctgcatcactttctggtatggaggggttactgcacaggatcgagaaaagctgcagaaggttgtatatcaagtcagctccatcttgggtactaacctacaaagtacccaggacatctttagggagtggtgtctcagaaaggcagcgtccattattaaatacctccagcacccagggcatgcccttttctcactgttaccatcaggtaggaggtacagaagcctgaaggcacatactcagcaattctggaacagctccttcccctctgccatctgattcctaaactgacattgaatctttggacactattcactttcttttaatatacagtatttctgtttttgcatttttttagtctattcaatatatgtcattgatttattttattatttttattttatttattattttttttcactgttagattatgtattgcattgaactgctgctgttaagttaacaaatttcatgtcacatgccagttgtaataaacctgattgtgattatGATTTTATTTTCTCCTGCAGTAGTTCAGTTACAAAAGCAGCCACTAAGATCCTGTGGAAAACCTACTTGCTGTTTTGTGCACTTAAGTCTATGTGAAAACTACTAGATTTGCCCAAATGGAGTAATTGTAGGGACTGTTTAAAAACATTTTATGTACCAGCTATGaagatgtgttgtcattttaGTTTGTATTGCAGAATGGGCTGTTCAATGTGGTGGTTGGGAGGAGGTAGACCATATATATTTAGAACTTGTAAATGTCACATTTTAATGGAGGCAAAATGACAGATTTTGTATTAATACAAAATGGTTGAGCCATGGTGTTAACATTGATATTTAGTTTTGGAAATGAGGATCTGTATGTACCACAAGGAGGGGTTTGGTGTGGTGAGAGTAATTCTTATTTCAACAAGTTTTTCAAGTGATTAATGTAAATGCCACAAGTCCAACACTGATGAACAACTCTTCTACATTGATAACACTCAGCAGCACCAGAGGTAGTCCACACGTATACactatgttcaaagtaaatggaTTTCTTTGGGGCCATTTTCTTTCCTATTGATTGAAgacatttaaactaatttgtgaCAGAAGCTGTCAGTAAAGACCTCCCAGTATTCTTTTACAGGTCTTCATGAGAGCCTGTATGGGCATCAGAATGTTTGAGGAACCTACCCAGTGGTTGCCATAACACAGCATGGATTGAAAATCAAATAGAGTAGATCAAATAAATACAGATCAAACATCCTGTGAGTCAATTTTTAAACTgaatctgctgagtgtttccatgcCCAAGGAACCCTACCACCCCCACTCCACCCTCCAACCTGATTTCAGCTCTTTGCTTTTTCCTTGACTGCCCCCAACTATCACTGACCTGTCTAAGACTCCTATATTCCCTTCCCACTTCTGTCGCTGCTCACACCACCCAGCCCAACCGGGCTCCTTCATCCCTTCTCAGTCCACTGATCGCTTAATGGCCTGActcactcctcccctcccctctctgctTTATGCTGACTATCCTCCATTTGCAGGaaatgctgagttcatccagccgtTAGCTTTTTTTAGCTGcagactccagcatcttgtgtctaCAATGTAGAGTTACATGGATAGAGTCCAAGCAAGTAAATTAATTGCttagattgattttttttaaatgggtaaaCACAATTTAAATTGTAATTTTTTCCTTATAAagcaagattgaaagaatacCATTTAAGTGAGATGGTCAAATCTTATTTAAAGTAATAAAATCTGCTGTTTCCTTAAAACAATTTTATATAAATATGAGTAAACATGGAAATTTCCTGATTTATAAATAAGATGATGGAAGAGAGAACTTGGTCTAGACACTCTCCTCTATGGTAAACTTGTTAATATTCTCAGAATCAAAGCTTACATGAAGCCTGATTTCTCATTCATATGCATGAAATGAAAAACCTTTTGTTTTTCAATGTATTCGATTTTGTTTGCTTACAAGTTTCCTTCAATTTTATTAATTCATCTTCAGTGATGGCTACTTGACTTTCAGAAACGGAAGTTGTCGCAGAAAAGCTGTACTGTTTCTCTGTGACATGCTGCATTGTCAACCGCTATTGTGACGAAACCCTCAGGATGATGAATTTAATTGTAACCTCTTTGGTACACTATCAATTAAAGGGGATTCTGAAACAACAGACCAATAAGTCTATCAGGGGATCTTTTGGGTGGACAGTAAACttgttccaaataaccctgacgtTCTTGCCCAAATCCTGGGATCAGTTATCTTTGTATGTTACAGGGGCATCACAGCCGAGTGACAGGACAAACTGCTACTGTGGATGAGGTGGGGACATGGGAGATAAGAGTGGTAATTTGTTGGGCAAGATGCAGCCTATGTGTATCATAGTTGGACATCCTTTCACCTTGTCAGGTAGGTGCCAGAGCCTTGGCTGATGGAAACAAATTAGTTTAGCAGCTGTGGAGCAGATGGCCTGGTGTGCAGATATTCAGCATTCCTAGCAGTGTAATGGTAGAGTTCATACCCTTCATCCACTAACATCCTGTGACATGAATCAGATTGAATTATCCAGCGGGTTTGTCCGAAACACAGTTGTAGTGTGTTTCAGCTCTTGAACTGCCACCATCAGAAGAGTTCTGAAACAGAACTCAGCCTCGTTTTCCTTTTGTCCAAGGCTGACCCAGTGATTCATCCTCTCTCTCCTCTTGGTTGCCTAATTCTCAGTTGATGTGGTATTATTTAGCTTGATCTCGAGCATGGTACATTATTTTTCAGTAACTAGTCTTCAAGGCATTGCTTCATACTTTTCAACCAATATGCTGTATACCCACTCCACCATCACATCTTTCAAAAGTGTTAATATTTTTTCAAACATTAgagtcagaattgggtttattatcactgacatatctcatgaaatttgtttgcgGCAAGACATAAAAGCTACTGTAAGttgcaaaagacaaataatgaAGTGGCGTTCACAGGTTTATAGAtctattcagaaatttgatggttgAGAGGAAGATGCTGTTCTTAATTTGCTGATTATGtatcttccggctcctgtacctcctccctgaaggtagtaatttgaagagggcatgtcctggctggtgagggtctttaataatgCCCTGAGGCACTGCATCGTTAAGATGACCTGATCGTGGGAAGGGttgtgtgagtgatgggacaggctgagtctacaaccctctctgGTCTTTTGCGATCCTGTTCATTGGAGACTCTGTGTAACAGTGTTATGTAACCAACCAGAACGCTCCCCAccttacatctgtagaaatttgcaagggtTGCCTTTAACAAATTACTGC
This genomic window contains:
- the carhsp1 gene encoding calcium-regulated heat-stable protein 1, with product MASQSTSSESSASSQSVLVSLSSEELHFPDCNKSRERSPSPMRGFLIPSPLPTRRTRTTSATVRASEGPVFKGTCKCFSRSKGHGFIVPADGGPEIFVHISDIEGEYVPMEGDEVSYKVCQIPPKNEKKQAVEVVITHLAPGTKHETWSGQVISS